The Bacillota bacterium genome has a window encoding:
- a CDS encoding methyl-accepting chemotaxis protein yields MKLFGKSSKKSTKKSSKSVVTAASKVVKDLPSMKRLFSRVTFYRIRNKLIVAFTTLIIPMVLLGIISYSTAASSIKNITRNSTEDTMLQASKYLELLFQNIDSFSMQIYLDQTIQDYLSNKDGRLTKTDYEMFQLRQDVEKAFSRYTFSNKDVSNVLIVGEEGKYFSMASNIKYNFDYNAIKETRVYQLISSGEGKLVWLGNHSELDEIVYDKKSDFSISAARIIRSINSSKPIGLLLIDLKLEIIDSLFDNMNLNEGSEIHFISPDGYDYSCVKSGKEDETVTPLDVTSHSFYKSIKESEDINGSSTVSIHKKRYLMLYQKIGSSGYTLMSLIPESALLGAAKRIASVTAVLVILSIAFALVIVTVMATGIGRVINKITYVAEQASTGNLTVESKSDRKDELGFLSGSISSMITNMRGLIKQVIDLTQTVSKSASVVSNTSQDVSQVSHEISVAIQEIAQGASSQASDAEQGTIKMSELALKINNVAENARSIEKFSKETLALTHKGISSVEELTDKSMKTIDIANMIISDIQALGKNSDSIGEIVDVISKIASQTNLLALNAAIEAARAGEMGRGFSVVASEVRKLAEQTMAASREIAALIKSIQSQTVKTVEKATMAEGIINSQNTAVQNTASVFKNISSSMDLLVQKIGQIMNSISEMEKNKEDALTAIQNISSVSEETAAYSQEVTASIEEQVSSIEELASYAKELNEAANKLMNEISIFKIE; encoded by the coding sequence ATGAAATTATTTGGGAAATCTTCAAAGAAGTCTACAAAAAAGTCTTCTAAAAGCGTTGTCACTGCAGCCTCAAAAGTTGTTAAAGACTTACCTTCAATGAAAAGACTTTTTAGCAGAGTTACGTTTTACCGTATCCGTAATAAATTGATTGTTGCATTTACAACCTTAATCATCCCAATGGTTCTACTAGGTATTATTTCTTATTCAACCGCCGCAAGCTCTATTAAAAATATTACTAGAAACTCAACGGAAGATACTATGCTCCAAGCCTCCAAGTACTTAGAATTATTGTTCCAAAATATTGATTCATTTTCCATGCAAATTTATCTGGATCAGACTATTCAAGACTATCTCTCAAATAAGGACGGCAGGCTGACCAAAACCGACTATGAGATGTTCCAACTAAGGCAGGACGTAGAAAAAGCTTTTTCCAGGTACACTTTTTCAAATAAGGATGTTTCAAATGTATTGATTGTTGGAGAGGAAGGCAAGTATTTTTCAATGGCGTCCAACATAAAATACAATTTTGATTACAATGCAATAAAAGAGACAAGAGTGTACCAGTTGATATCTTCAGGAGAGGGGAAACTGGTATGGCTTGGGAATCACAGCGAACTGGATGAAATTGTATATGATAAAAAATCTGATTTTTCAATAAGCGCTGCCAGAATTATAAGAAGTATAAATTCTTCAAAACCGATAGGACTTTTGCTAATAGACCTTAAGCTTGAAATTATTGATTCGTTGTTTGACAATATGAATCTCAATGAAGGCAGTGAAATTCATTTCATAAGTCCCGACGGTTATGATTATTCCTGTGTAAAAAGCGGCAAAGAAGATGAAACCGTTACGCCATTGGATGTAACAAGTCATTCTTTTTATAAGTCAATTAAGGAAAGCGAAGATATTAATGGTTCATCAACAGTGTCTATACATAAAAAGAGATATCTTATGTTGTATCAAAAAATCGGCAGTTCCGGTTATACTCTTATGAGCCTTATTCCGGAATCTGCCCTTCTTGGTGCCGCAAAGAGGATTGCAAGTGTAACTGCTGTTCTGGTCATACTTTCAATAGCCTTTGCATTAGTAATTGTAACAGTTATGGCAACTGGAATCGGACGGGTTATTAATAAGATAACCTATGTTGCAGAGCAAGCTTCAACAGGCAACCTCACTGTAGAATCCAAATCTGACCGAAAGGATGAGTTGGGATTTTTGTCAGGTAGTATTTCTTCCATGATTACCAATATGAGAGGACTTATAAAGCAAGTAATTGACCTTACTCAAACTGTTTCTAAATCAGCATCTGTAGTCTCAAATACTAGCCAGGACGTTTCTCAAGTTTCACATGAGATATCCGTTGCAATACAGGAAATTGCCCAGGGTGCATCTTCTCAAGCAAGTGATGCAGAACAGGGTACAATAAAAATGAGCGAATTAGCACTTAAAATTAATAATGTAGCTGAAAATGCCAGGTCAATCGAAAAATTTTCCAAAGAAACACTGGCTTTGACACACAAGGGAATATCTTCTGTCGAAGAATTAACAGATAAATCTATGAAAACCATTGATATTGCTAACATGATCATTTCAGATATACAGGCACTAGGGAAAAATTCTGATTCCATTGGTGAAATTGTAGATGTAATATCAAAAATTGCCAGCCAAACTAATTTATTGGCATTAAACGCAGCTATTGAAGCCGCAAGAGCCGGTGAAATGGGCAGAGGATTTTCCGTTGTTGCCAGTGAAGTAAGGAAACTTGCTGAACAGACTATGGCCGCCTCCCGTGAAATTGCAGCACTGATAAAATCTATTCAGTCCCAGACCGTTAAAACTGTTGAAAAGGCTACAATGGCAGAGGGTATAATTAATTCACAAAATACTGCTGTCCAAAATACTGCTTCGGTTTTCAAAAATATATCATCTTCTATGGACCTCCTCGTTCAAAAAATAGGCCAGATAATGAATTCCATTTCCGAAATGGAAAAGAATAAGGAAGACGCCCTTACTGCCATACAAAATATTTCTTCAGTTTCTGAAGAGACTGCCGCATACTCACAGGAAGTTACAGCATCAATTGAAGAACAGGTATCCAGCATAGAAGAGCTGGCTTCTTATGCAAAAGAGTTGAACGAAGCTGCAAATAAACTTATGAATGAGATTAGCATTTTTAAAATTGAATAA
- a CDS encoding YlzJ-like family protein, whose product MILYTIVPYNVIFGYSADKYSELFEVEYLGEKVEVYSLQDNEYVINRIVSTSPKTFLKPELQPGTIIKANFEKI is encoded by the coding sequence GTGATACTTTACACAATCGTGCCATACAATGTTATTTTTGGATATAGTGCCGATAAATACAGTGAGTTATTTGAAGTTGAATATTTGGGAGAAAAAGTGGAAGTTTATTCTCTTCAAGATAATGAATATGTTATTAACAGGATAGTCAGCACATCACCAAAAACATTTTTGAAACCTGAATTACAGCCCGGTACCATTATTAAAGCCAATTTTGAGAAAATTTAA
- a CDS encoding ATP-dependent Clp protease proteolytic subunit, translating to MTGENKVTFSKIIDKDKCEGKISEKANGSQGHEEIVDASEISRSPAVKNSRGNIHCLTIIGQIEGHIILPPQNKTTKYEHVIPQLVAIEEEEEIDGLLLILNTVGGDVEAGLAIAEMISSMSKPTVSLVLGGGHSIGVPMAVAADYSFIAPSATMTIHPLRLNGLIIGVPQTYEYFDRMQERVVQFVSKNSNISREKFRELMLKTGELANDVGTVLFGEEAVQYGLIKELGGLSQALEKLYELIQIRRKEKLEKQLQGEGLM from the coding sequence ATGACAGGAGAAAACAAGGTTACATTTAGCAAGATTATTGATAAAGACAAATGTGAAGGAAAAATCAGTGAAAAGGCCAATGGGTCTCAAGGACATGAAGAAATAGTTGATGCAAGCGAAATAAGCCGTAGCCCTGCAGTAAAAAATTCTAGGGGTAATATTCATTGCCTTACCATAATAGGGCAAATAGAAGGCCATATTATATTGCCGCCGCAAAATAAGACGACAAAATACGAACATGTGATACCTCAGCTGGTAGCAATAGAAGAGGAAGAAGAAATAGATGGACTTTTGTTGATTTTAAATACTGTAGGAGGAGATGTGGAAGCAGGGCTTGCAATTGCAGAAATGATTTCAAGTATGTCAAAACCCACGGTTTCTTTGGTATTGGGAGGAGGTCACAGTATTGGTGTTCCTATGGCAGTAGCAGCAGACTATTCTTTTATTGCACCTTCAGCAACAATGACAATACATCCTTTAAGGCTAAATGGACTTATTATTGGAGTCCCGCAGACATATGAATATTTTGACAGAATGCAAGAAAGAGTTGTACAATTTGTCTCCAAGAACTCCAATATAAGTAGGGAAAAATTCAGGGAATTGATGCTTAAAACAGGTGAGCTTGCAAATGATGTTGGGACTGTTTTGTTTGGAGAAGAAGCGGTACAATACGGACTCATAAAAGAATTGGGGGGACTTTCACAAGCTCTTGAAAAGCTTTATGAGCTGATTCAAATCAGGAGAAAAGAAAAACTTGAAAAACAGTTGCAAGGAGAGGGTTTGATGTGA
- a CDS encoding Nif3-like dinuclear metal center hexameric protein has product MAIKCKEVVEFMEEIAPTYLAEEWDNVGLIIGNFEKAVKHILVCLDITSPVVEYAETGDVDMIISHHPLIFKPIKGIHMNDWKGNLISRLIKKDICVYCTHTNLDYAEEGVNWHLARSIGLTEIKDLEITKSEKLYKVVVFTPANSVDTVREAMSKEGAGWIGKYSDCFFMAKGIGTFKPLDNANPYIGIQGILEKVEEYRLETIVPGRKLKKVIGAMLKAHPYEEVAYDIYPLEAKGKGYSLGKVGILSPPQSLTEFIGNIKKSLKTDCIRLIGNIDEKINRVAVFAGSFDETILKIMTGNIDILITGDVRYHTAIEMAEMGMCVIDAGHFSTENIIIPQIVDQLKNRFPEISITGNTMEMAPFKYY; this is encoded by the coding sequence ATGGCAATTAAATGCAAAGAAGTAGTAGAGTTCATGGAGGAAATTGCTCCGACATACTTGGCGGAGGAATGGGATAATGTAGGACTGATTATAGGGAACTTTGAGAAGGCGGTAAAACATATTCTGGTATGCCTTGATATTACTTCACCTGTTGTAGAATATGCTGAAACGGGAGATGTAGATATGATAATATCCCATCATCCTCTGATCTTTAAACCAATTAAGGGTATACATATGAATGATTGGAAAGGGAATTTGATTTCACGTTTAATAAAGAAGGATATTTGTGTTTACTGCACTCATACCAATCTTGATTATGCAGAAGAAGGAGTAAATTGGCATCTTGCACGTTCTATCGGCTTAACTGAAATAAAAGACCTTGAAATAACCAAATCGGAGAAACTTTATAAAGTTGTAGTATTTACACCAGCTAATAGCGTAGATACTGTAAGAGAGGCTATGAGCAAAGAGGGAGCGGGATGGATAGGGAAATACAGCGATTGTTTTTTTATGGCAAAAGGAATCGGCACATTTAAACCTTTAGATAATGCAAATCCATATATAGGAATTCAAGGGATTTTGGAGAAAGTGGAAGAGTACAGACTTGAGACTATAGTACCAGGAAGAAAGCTTAAAAAAGTAATTGGCGCAATGCTTAAAGCTCATCCATATGAGGAAGTCGCTTATGATATATATCCTCTGGAAGCAAAGGGAAAAGGTTATAGCCTTGGAAAGGTGGGAATACTGTCACCCCCACAGAGTCTAACAGAATTTATAGGTAATATTAAAAAGAGTTTAAAAACAGATTGTATAAGATTAATTGGCAATATTGATGAAAAAATTAATAGAGTAGCGGTTTTTGCAGGAAGCTTTGATGAAACAATTTTGAAAATAATGACAGGTAATATTGACATTCTTATTACAGGAGATGTTAGATATCATACTGCAATTGAAATGGCTGAAATGGGAATGTGTGTAATTGACGCCGGACACTTCAGTACTGAAAATATTATTATTCCTCAAATAGTTGATCAGCTTAAAAATAGATTTCCTGAAATTAGTATTACGGGAAATACAATGGAAATGGCTCCTTTCAAATACTATTGA
- a CDS encoding SAM-dependent methyltransferase gives MCTIRLKKFTEKYQYIYVGGAFKGTIYNVPGNMELKGRLGSIAKKVPKCNIVCDIGTDHVYIPICLLKTGICKRAVVTDINEGPVARAQKNIKEYHLEEYIEARVGDGLEPIKDNEIDVIIIAGMGGKLIAKILGEGITKAKRARLLVLQPMNSEELVSAWLYENGFEILDEELIKEGNKIYNIKVAKWTGKLKAYNEIEIYLSEKLISKKSPVLEEYISKKITMLNKKISGMKLSKSIDIIELQKYISLKGGILEVLKQIKQKNVVEGGCK, from the coding sequence TTGTGTACAATAAGATTAAAAAAATTCACTGAAAAATATCAGTATATTTATGTAGGAGGTGCTTTTAAAGGTACAATATACAATGTGCCGGGAAATATGGAGTTAAAAGGAAGGCTTGGTTCAATTGCTAAAAAAGTTCCTAAATGCAATATAGTGTGTGATATAGGTACTGACCATGTGTATATACCTATATGCCTTTTAAAAACGGGCATATGCAAGAGAGCTGTTGTAACAGATATAAATGAAGGTCCTGTTGCTAGAGCTCAGAAAAATATTAAAGAATATCACTTGGAAGAGTATATTGAGGCAAGAGTTGGAGATGGATTAGAGCCCATAAAGGACAATGAAATAGATGTTATAATAATTGCGGGTATGGGAGGAAAGCTAATTGCAAAAATACTTGGTGAGGGAATAACAAAAGCAAAAAGGGCACGCCTTTTAGTGCTGCAGCCTATGAATTCGGAAGAACTGGTTTCTGCTTGGTTGTATGAAAATGGATTTGAAATACTAGATGAAGAGTTAATAAAAGAAGGGAATAAAATTTATAATATAAAAGTAGCAAAGTGGACGGGTAAATTAAAAGCATATAACGAAATTGAGATATATTTAAGTGAGAAGTTGATTTCTAAAAAAAGCCCGGTATTAGAAGAATACATAAGTAAGAAAATAACCATGCTAAATAAGAAAATATCGGGCATGAAATTATCTAAAAGTATTGACATAATTGAGCTACAAAAGTATATTTCTTTAAAAGGCGGGATACTGGAAGTATTGAAGCAAATAAAGCAAAAAAACGTGGTTGAAGGAGGCTGCAAATAA
- the rpoD gene encoding RNA polymerase sigma factor RpoD, which produces MKANNEVRKAILKELIEKGKAKGMLTYKEIMDAFEEVELEPDQIDKIYETVENMGIDVVGDLEEEVEDIQIIDEEIDLSIPEGISIDDPVRMYLKEIGKVPLLTAEEEIELARRMEEGDPEAKRRLAEANLRLVVSIAKRYVGRGMLFLDLIQEGNLGLIKAVEKFDYKKGYKFSTYATWWIRQAITRAIADQARTIRIPVHMVETINKLIRVSRQLLQELGREPLPEEIAKEMNMPVEKVREIMKISQEPVSLETPIGEEEDSHLGDFIPDEEAPAPAESAAFTLLKEQLMEVLDTLTPREEKVLRLRFGLDDGRARTLEEVGKEFNVTRERIRQIEAKALRKLRHPSRSKKLKDYLD; this is translated from the coding sequence TTGAAGGCTAATAACGAAGTAAGAAAAGCCATTTTAAAAGAACTTATAGAAAAAGGGAAAGCAAAAGGCATGCTTACTTATAAGGAAATAATGGATGCTTTTGAAGAAGTTGAGTTGGAGCCAGATCAGATTGATAAAATATATGAGACTGTAGAAAATATGGGCATCGATGTTGTTGGTGACCTGGAAGAAGAAGTTGAAGATATTCAGATTATTGACGAGGAGATCGATTTAAGCATCCCTGAAGGGATAAGTATAGATGACCCGGTAAGAATGTATTTAAAAGAAATAGGAAAAGTTCCTCTCTTAACTGCCGAAGAAGAGATTGAGCTGGCTAGAAGAATGGAAGAGGGGGATCCTGAAGCAAAGCGGAGACTTGCTGAAGCAAACTTAAGATTGGTTGTAAGTATTGCTAAAAGATATGTAGGAAGGGGTATGCTTTTCCTTGACCTTATTCAGGAAGGCAACTTAGGCCTTATAAAAGCAGTGGAAAAGTTTGATTACAAAAAAGGTTACAAATTCAGCACATATGCGACCTGGTGGATAAGGCAGGCAATTACAAGAGCCATAGCCGACCAGGCAAGGACAATAAGAATACCGGTCCATATGGTTGAAACTATTAATAAGTTGATAAGGGTATCCAGACAATTGCTGCAGGAATTAGGCCGAGAACCATTGCCAGAGGAAATTGCTAAGGAAATGAATATGCCGGTTGAAAAAGTAAGAGAAATAATGAAAATTTCTCAAGAACCAGTATCCCTTGAAACGCCTATCGGCGAAGAAGAAGATAGTCATCTTGGTGATTTTATTCCTGATGAAGAAGCACCTGCACCAGCAGAATCAGCAGCTTTTACTTTATTAAAAGAGCAGTTGATGGAAGTATTAGATACACTTACACCAAGAGAAGAAAAAGTATTAAGGCTAAGGTTCGGCCTTGATGACGGTAGGGCAAGGACTCTTGAGGAGGTTGGCAAAGAATTCAATGTTACCAGAGAGAGAATAAGGCAAATAGAGGCAAAGGCTTTAAGAAAACTGAGACATCCAAGTAGAAGTAAAAAATTAAAAGATTATCTTGATTAA
- a CDS encoding DNA primase, with translation MYNYLPEELIEEVRLSNDIVDVVSEYVRLEKRGKYFFGLCPFHNEKTPSFSVTPAMQIFNCFGCNKGGNVIHFIMNIENLDFIEAVKYLADRAGIKLPEGKRAKDDEAARLRQEILEINKTAARYFYENIVSSTGAMAREYLKKRDILDRTMKRFGLGYSLPENDHLYKYLLNKGFSKKAIIESGLILKTNKEDYIDRFRDRLMFPIFDVRGNVIGFGGRVLGSSMPKYMNSPETLVYNKGSNLYALNFARSSGERKLIVVEGYMDVISLHQNGIINSVASLGTALTENQGRLLRKYAEEIIMSFDADTAGQTATIRSLDLLSGMGCVVKVLTIPEGKDPDDFIRKSGADEFRKLIDNAMTLVEYKINYLKRQIDTNNVEGKIRFINRAAEVLSKLNSRVEIEIYVKKIAGEYGISEESLYAEVLKQLSPKKIFKEVKTYTDNKEIKSLKPKESNKEKDICYAELLLFAILCIDNSLYKLIKDKISINDFTNTNKEIATVVFRRLDEGAGIITGELLNIMDTETAGEFARIIEKDCNFEDIGKAVLDVVNRITVTKLKERKKEILKILKNRDSMEKEEVRQLLEEINILVRELKNH, from the coding sequence ATGTATAATTATTTACCGGAAGAACTAATCGAAGAGGTTAGATTGAGTAATGATATTGTAGATGTGGTCTCTGAATATGTAAGGCTTGAAAAAAGAGGGAAATATTTTTTTGGATTATGCCCTTTTCACAATGAAAAAACACCCTCTTTTAGTGTTACACCGGCAATGCAGATTTTTAACTGTTTTGGCTGCAATAAGGGAGGAAATGTTATTCATTTTATAATGAATATAGAGAACCTTGATTTTATAGAAGCAGTGAAGTATCTTGCAGATAGAGCTGGAATTAAGCTACCTGAAGGAAAAAGGGCAAAAGATGATGAAGCAGCTAGGTTAAGGCAGGAAATATTGGAAATAAATAAGACAGCTGCCCGTTACTTTTATGAAAACATTGTTTCTTCAACGGGAGCAATGGCAAGAGAATACTTAAAAAAAAGAGACATCCTTGATAGAACTATGAAAAGGTTTGGGTTGGGGTATTCTTTGCCTGAAAATGATCATTTGTATAAATACCTTCTAAATAAAGGATTTAGTAAGAAAGCAATAATAGAAAGCGGGTTGATACTGAAAACTAATAAGGAAGATTATATTGACAGATTCAGAGATAGGTTGATGTTTCCTATATTTGATGTAAGAGGCAATGTAATAGGATTTGGAGGAAGAGTGCTAGGCTCTTCGATGCCTAAATATATGAATTCTCCTGAAACTCTGGTATACAACAAGGGCAGTAACCTTTATGCATTGAATTTTGCCAGAAGTTCAGGTGAACGAAAACTGATTGTTGTGGAGGGATATATGGATGTTATATCCCTTCACCAAAATGGAATAATAAATAGTGTAGCTTCATTAGGCACAGCACTTACTGAAAATCAAGGCCGTTTGTTAAGAAAATACGCAGAAGAAATTATAATGTCTTTTGATGCGGATACGGCAGGACAGACAGCTACTATAAGAAGCCTGGATTTACTCTCGGGAATGGGTTGTGTTGTAAAGGTTTTGACTATCCCTGAGGGAAAGGATCCTGATGATTTTATAAGAAAAAGTGGAGCTGATGAATTCAGGAAATTAATTGATAATGCAATGACCCTTGTTGAATATAAAATCAACTATTTAAAAAGGCAAATAGATACTAATAATGTAGAAGGAAAAATTAGATTTATAAACAGGGCTGCAGAGGTTCTGTCAAAGTTGAATAGCCGTGTTGAAATAGAGATTTATGTTAAGAAAATTGCCGGGGAATATGGTATAAGTGAAGAGTCATTGTATGCAGAAGTATTAAAACAATTATCTCCAAAAAAAATTTTTAAAGAGGTGAAAACCTATACCGATAATAAAGAAATAAAAAGTTTAAAACCGAAGGAGTCCAATAAGGAAAAAGATATATGCTATGCTGAACTGCTGTTGTTTGCAATATTGTGTATTGACAATAGCTTATATAAATTGATAAAGGATAAAATAAGTATTAATGACTTTACTAATACTAACAAAGAAATTGCCACAGTCGTCTTCAGGAGACTTGATGAGGGTGCAGGCATTATTACGGGAGAACTCCTTAATATTATGGATACTGAAACGGCCGGCGAATTTGCAAGAATAATTGAAAAAGATTGCAACTTTGAAGATATTGGCAAAGCTGTACTTGATGTAGTCAATAGAATAACTGTTACAAAACTGAAGGAAAGAAAGAAGGAAATATTAAAAATTCTGAAAAATAGGGATAGTATGGAAAAAGAAGAAGTACGACAATTATTAGAGGAAATAAATATATTAGTCAGAGAACTAAAAAACCATTAG